The window ATTCAGCCAATCACTGTTCGTAAGCTTGCTGATGATGAATATCAGTTGATTTCTGGAGAGCGTCGTTTCCAAGCTTCCAAACTTGCAGGATTGGAGAAAATCCCTGCTTATGTTAGAACTGCCAATGACCAGCAAATGCTAGAAATGGCATTGATAGAAAACATTCAGAGGGAAAATCTAAATGCACTTGAAATAGCCCATTCTTATCAAAGATTACTTGCAGAGTGTAATCTGAAGCAAGAAGAACTTGGTGATAGAGTAGGAAAAAACAGAACGACTGTCAATAACTATTTGAGGTTACTCAAACTTCCGCCAGATATTCAAGCAGGAATCAGAGATCAAGTGATTTCAATGGGACATGCGCGTGCTTTGATCAATATTGAAGACATCGATAAGCAGCTGGCTATTTTCAAAAAAACTGTGACTGAGGAACTCAGCGTAAGAAAGGTTGAAGCTCTTGTCAAAGCGCTTAATAACGAGGACGAAGAATCAGAGAACAAAAAAGCACCTGCTTTAGATCCTGTAAGGAAATATGAAATTGGAAAAATCCAGCAAAGGTTAGCCAATCATTTTGGATCTAAAGTTCAACTAAAGGCAAATGAAAAGAATAAAGGTGAAATAAAAATCCCTTTTGGTTCTGCTTCAGACTTGAATAGAATTCTAGAAATATTGGAGATCATATAATTGTGAGTCCACAACAAATTCATCTTCGCTTGAATAAATCAATCTTAGCAATGGTTCTTAAAGGAGCCCTTACTGTTTTTGTTTTATTAGCTATTTCTTTTAGCCAAGCTTATTCTCAGATTAAAGGTGATACGATTACAGTAGAAATCAACGAAAAGCTACCAAAAGACCCTAGAATAGCAACAATATTGTCTGCCGTATTTCCAGGTGCTGGGCAAGTGTACAATGAAAAGGTCTGGAAACTTCCAATTATTTATGGAGGAATTGCAACCAACCTCTATTTTATCGAATTCAATAATCGAAGATATCAGCTATTCAGAGAAGAATTGCGAAAATTTGATAATGATGACCCTGCATTAAGCTTTCCTAACCTTAATAGAGAAGCTTTGGTAAGAAATGTAGACTTTTGGAGGAGAAATAGAGATTTAAACTTCGTTGTATTTGGGCTTATTTATGCCTTAAATATTGTAGATGCACAGGTAGACGCACATTTGTCTGGATTCGATATCAGTGATGATATCAGTTTGATATACGAACCTTCCTATGAAACATTGACTGCAGGTGGGCAACTTGTCGGTGTTTCTTTAAAATTAAAATTTTAAATCATGAATATCTTAATATTAGGCTACGGGAAAATGGGTAAAATCATCAGCGAAATAGCTGAATCCAGAGGCCATAGCATTGCAGGAAAAATCAATATTGATAATCGAAATGA is drawn from Belliella baltica DSM 15883 and contains these coding sequences:
- a CDS encoding DUF5683 domain-containing protein, producing the protein MNKSILAMVLKGALTVFVLLAISFSQAYSQIKGDTITVEINEKLPKDPRIATILSAVFPGAGQVYNEKVWKLPIIYGGIATNLYFIEFNNRRYQLFREELRKFDNDDPALSFPNLNREALVRNVDFWRRNRDLNFVVFGLIYALNIVDAQVDAHLSGFDISDDISLIYEPSYETLTAGGQLVGVSLKLKF
- a CDS encoding ParB/RepB/Spo0J family partition protein; amino-acid sequence: MADKKPTQKKNALGRGLGALLQDSPEKKQKQDLIPAASSAGIYEIPLSTIQVNPYQPRTHFDKDALQELSESILVQGIIQPITVRKLADDEYQLISGERRFQASKLAGLEKIPAYVRTANDQQMLEMALIENIQRENLNALEIAHSYQRLLAECNLKQEELGDRVGKNRTTVNNYLRLLKLPPDIQAGIRDQVISMGHARALINIEDIDKQLAIFKKTVTEELSVRKVEALVKALNNEDEESENKKAPALDPVRKYEIGKIQQRLANHFGSKVQLKANEKNKGEIKIPFGSASDLNRILEILEII